Within Wyeomyia smithii strain HCP4-BCI-WySm-NY-G18 chromosome 2, ASM2978416v1, whole genome shotgun sequence, the genomic segment CAAGTGGGTTGAGCTCAACATTGTCCCatgttttattttgaattctacatTTTTTCAGATACGAGggtataaaactttttatatatACCGGAGATTTAGAAGCCACTGGAAAAGAAATCTTAGACAAGGCGGAAAGAACGTTCAATTTGAACCTTGACAGGGGGAGAATTCAGTTTGTGCATCTGAAGAAAAGACGATGGGTCGAAGCGAAACGTTATCCTTATTTTACGTTACTTGGTCAAAGCTTGGGCTCAATGATTCTAGCTATGGAAGCGCTGCTTAGTCTACAACCAGATATTTATATTGACACCATGGGATATGCTTTTACGTATCCAATATTTTCTTATGTGGGAGGATGCAAAATTGGTTGCTACACGCACTACCCAACAATTAGCATTGATATGCTGCGAAGGGTCCAAAACCATGCAAACACATACAACAATCGGGCGTATGTTTCCAAAAATCCTTTCGCCACGTGGATAAAAATAGTTTATTACCGtatattttctaaaatatatGGAATTGTTGGTCGCTGCGCGGACACAGTCATGGTTAATTCAAGTTGGACTGAAAACCATATTATTTCACTATGGGAAGTACCGTACAAAACACATCGGGTATATCCTCCTTGTGAGGTGactcatctgaaagatctgcaatCGCTAGCAAGCGCACATGATAAAATCATCATTTTATCAGTAGGACAATTTCGTCCTGAGAAGGATCACCCGTTGCAATTACAAGCAATGTACGAGTTGAGAACATTGTTGAATAAAGATGAAGCACTATGGAATCGGTTGCGGTTGATGATTGTTGGATCTTGTCGCGATGACGAGGATCGAGAGCGAGTTAAAAATATGCAGGATTTTGCTAAGCATTTGTCATTGGAGAATTCAGTCGAGTTCAGAGTAAACGTCTCCTATCAGGAACTCATTCAATGTTATCAAGTAGCCACCATTGGATTACATGCGATGTGGAATGAGCACTTCGGCATTAGTGTAGTGGACTGCATGGCAGCTGGGTTGATTATGGTGGCCAACAGGTATGAATATATGAACATTTCGtattgttttgctttttttatacCAATGATTAGATTCGCGTTagcaaaatttgaataaaattgaacTACCGTGATGCGCCCTAATTCGGCGCGGCtcctaattctgcgcacttcgtattaaaatgttaaaaattatcaattaaAAGCAGATTTCCAAAAATCCTATATATTAACTGTCAAGTTTCTGCTTGTGTTTCCGTTTTTACTAAACGGCATCAACTTTTTGATACGAAGCGCGCAGAATTAGAAGCAGCGCAAGAACTAGAGCGCCGAACGGTAGTTTCAACAGTGTTCCCCGCACTGATGTTGCTTTTCTCGCTGACACCTGTCACCCTGGCATAATTTCAATATCCAAATTCAGAGATTTTTTCAgatctagatttttttttgtattatctTATTCATGCTGGAAACAGTGCGTCGGAGGATAACAAAGAATATTGGCTATTGCGTTTGactgaaaatgaaaataccTAAAAATGAGTTATTTGAGTAAAACATGACATTCCGCTTACCAATTGGTATAACTGAGTAGCATGAAAAAGGTTTTAGAacgatttttttgatgttccaaaCAGTCACAGAAATGGATTCATAATTTACATTTTAGATCTAGTATAAAACTACATTTACAAAACCAATACAGCTTTGATTTTGTgttcgtttgaaaaaaaaaaaaaaactaagcaaCGATTTGAACCGACGCTAAAAACTGCTATAAGTCTTACAATAAATTTACTGAAACCCCAGATAAAGTAAAACATccgttttataaaaataaaa encodes:
- the LOC129721673 gene encoding GDP-Man:Man(3)GlcNAc(2)-PP-Dol alpha-1,2-mannosyltransferase, with product MVCLCNLIYVLLFIGSFSLICLLTIFLLLRQLIKSRKIKRRTNNDNDKYVALFHPYCNAGGGGERVLWCAVRALQNKYEGIKLFIYTGDLEATGKEILDKAERTFNLNLDRGRIQFVHLKKRRWVEAKRYPYFTLLGQSLGSMILAMEALLSLQPDIYIDTMGYAFTYPIFSYVGGCKIGCYTHYPTISIDMLRRVQNHANTYNNRAYVSKNPFATWIKIVYYRIFSKIYGIVGRCADTVMVNSSWTENHIISLWEVPYKTHRVYPPCEVTHLKDLQSLASAHDKIIILSVGQFRPEKDHPLQLQAMYELRTLLNKDEALWNRLRLMIVGSCRDDEDRERVKNMQDFAKHLSLENSVEFRVNVSYQELIQCYQVATIGLHAMWNEHFGISVVDCMAAGLIMVANRSGGPLMDIIETSEGSQNGYLAIDAYDYARCIATILYNNREQNNRIREAARASVDRFSEAEFEAGFLRAISTILDDKECQ